One window of Solea senegalensis isolate Sse05_10M unplaced genomic scaffold, IFAPA_SoseM_1 scf7180000017154, whole genome shotgun sequence genomic DNA carries:
- the igfals gene encoding insulin-like growth factor-binding protein complex acid labile subunit, producing the protein MKTIVLLVLWVLGTSLVLPDPDTAGDKATEEPVPCSKGCTCLHDDYSLELNMYCSARNFTQAPSDMPTSSHSLWLDGNLFTSLPAMSFRDLNNLNFLNLQNGQLVTLDPQAFKGLRSLAHIHLERNSLRALPGAVFQNTPNLASLSLHNNQLTRIEERLFAGLSHMWMLNLGWNSIAVLPEMAFHDLQSLRELILAGNRLAYLQPQLFQNLAELKELDLTGNYLKVIKANVFGKLTKLQKLYLAQNQIVTVTTRAFTGLKSLRWLDLTNNRLTSLHDDTFSGLLSLHVLRLSNNSITGIRPRTFRDLQYLEELRLSYNRIRVLGERIFEGLGHLEVLELEHNQVQEAQAGSFTGLSHVAVINLSGSCFLSLPDQIFKGLPKLHSLHLDRGCLTKITSQAFTGLSGLRRLFLQHNNISVVERQSFVHLVGLLGLDLSFNKLEVLTTHTFSGLRNLEYLLLSNNDCRQFLQNGTKQLLPRLRYLDLRANALSSMVPDFPEHMEKLLLTGNSWKCDCSTLALRNYSLRNPSVIPRRVETHAEGEEPDTTITIYNNITCNSPPHLAGQDLRDIDNENYESC; encoded by the coding sequence ATGAAAACCATTGTGCTGTTGGTGCTGTGGGTGCTGGGGACGTCACTGGTGTTGCCAGACCCTGACACAGCCGGAGACAAGGCGACTGAAGAACCTGTTCCGTGTTCTAAGGGATGCACCTGTCTGCACGATGACTACAGCCTGGAGCTCAACATGTACTGCAGTGCTCGCAACTTCACTCAAGCACCGTCGGACATGCCGAcgtcctctcactctctctggcTGGATGGCAACTTGTTCACCTCACTCCCCGCGATGTCCTTCAGGGACCTTAACAACCTGAACTTTCTGAATCTGCAGAATGGCCAACTCGTGACACTTGACCCTCAAGCTTTCAAAGGACTGCGTTCACTAGCACACATTCATCTCGAACGAAATTCCCTCCGTGCGTTACCAGGTGCAGTGTTCCAGAACACACCCAACCTTGCTTCACTTAGTCTGCACAACAACCAGCTTACCCGTATTGAGGAGAGGCTGTTTGCCGGACTCTCACACATGTGGATGCTCAACCTTGGGTGGAACTCAATAGCAGTCTTGCCAGAGATGGCATTCCACGACCTGCAAAGTCTACGAGAGCTCATCCTCGCAGGGAACAGACTCGCTTACTTGCAGCCGCAGCTTTTCCAAAATCTTGCTGAGCTTAAAGAGTTGGATCTAACGGGGAATTACCTCAAAGTCATCAAAGCGAACGTGTTTGGTAAACTCACAAAACTGCAAAAGCTGTACCTGGCCCAGAATCAGATTGTAACAGTGACAACTCGAGCTTTCACTGGCTTGAAGTCACTCAGATGGCTGGATCTCACTAACAACAGACTGACTTCTCTACACGACGACACATTCTCGGGCCTGCTCAGTCTCCATGTACTGCGTCTCTCCAACAACTCTATCACCGGAATTAGGCCCAGGACCTTCCGTGATCTGCAGTACTTAGAGGAACTACGGCTCAGTTACAACAGGATCCGAGTCCTGGGGGAGAGGATCTTTGAAGGACTTGGTCATCTGGAGGTCTTAGAGCTGGAGCACAACCAAGTGCAGGAGGCACAGGCAGGCAGTTTCACGGGTCTCTCTCATGTGGCTGTCATCAACCTGTCTGGAAGCTGCTTCCTCAGTCTGCCAGACCAAATCTTCAAAGGTCTGCCAAAGCTTCACAGCCTCCATCTGGACCGAGGCTGCCTCACAAAGATCACATCTCAAGCTTTTACTGGACTTTCAGGTCTGAGGAGGCTTTTCTTGCAGCACAACAACATTTCTGTGGTGGAACGTCAGAGCTTCGTACATCTGGTGGGTTTACTGGGACTCGACCTGAGCTTCAACAAGCTGGAGGTTCTCACAACCCACACGTTCTCTGGCCTCAGGAACTTGGAGTACCTGCTTTTATCCAACAACGACTGTCGACAGTTTCTGCAGAATGGCACAAAGCAGCTACTTCCGAGGCTGCGCTATCTGGACCTGAGAGCCAATGCCTTGTCAAGCATGGTCCCCGATTTCCCTGAGCACATGGAAAAACTTTTGCTGACTGGAAACAGCTGGAAATGTGACTGTAGCACGCTGGCACTCAGAAACTACAGCTTGAGAAATCCGTCAGTGATACCTCGGCGTGTGGAGACCCACGCAGAGGGTGAAGAGCCCGACACAACCATCACCAtatacaacaatatcacatgCAACAGCCCACCACATCTAGCTGGTCAAGACCTACGAGATATTGACAACGAAAACTACGAAAGCTGCTAA